A stretch of DNA from Anthonomus grandis grandis chromosome 22, icAntGran1.3, whole genome shotgun sequence:
GGACTTGAGAAATAATTCGATTGGATTTATTGAGGATAATGCCTTTTTACCTTTATACAACTTGCACACGTTAAATTTGGCTGAGAACCGTTTGAACACCATTGGACCCCATCTGTTCAATGGGCTGTTTGTACTAAGCAAATTAACgctgaataataatttaattgtgaCTATTGATGCTCGGGCTTTCCAAAACTGCTCCGCCCTTAAAGAGCTCGATTTAAGCTCGAATGCTTTGTCACAAGTTCCTGAAGCTATACAAGAACTGTCTTTCCTAAAGACCTTGGATTTGGGTGAGAATCAGATTAGTGAGTTTTTCAATGGTTCTTTTAGGAACCTTAATCAGCTTACTGGGTTGAGGTTGATAGATAATACGATTGGGAACCTTACCAGAGGGATGCTGTGGGATTTGCCTAGTTTGCAGGTACTAAATttggctaaaaataaaattcaaactaTTGAAAGAGGCACTTTTGAGCGCAACATTCAGATTGAAGCCATtaggcttgatgaaaatttccTTACGGATATTAATGGGGTGTTTGCCACCCTGGCCACTCTTTTATGGCTAAATTTGAGTGAAAACCACTTGGTGTGGTTTGATTATGCTTTTATCCCAAGCAATTTAAAGTGGCTGGATATTCATGGGAACTTTATAGAGCACTTGGGGAATTACTATAAAATTCAGGATGAAATAGGCGTAAAGACCCTGGACGCCAGCCATAACAGGATAACCGAGATCTCTGGTATGTCTATTCCTAATAGTGTGGAGCTTTTgtttataaacaataattttattaaaaaagtgcaCTCTAATACTTTCCTTGATAAGACCCATCTTGCTAGAGTAGACATGTATGCCAATGATTTAGTGAATTTAGACCTAAATGCCCTTCGTCTCACGACAGTGCCAACCAACCGATCCATTCCAGAGGTTTACCTTGGAGGCAACCCATTCCACTGTGACTGCACTATGGAATGGCTCCAGATCATCAATGGAATGTCTGCCTCCAGACAATATCCAAGAATCATGGATTCTGATAATGTCATGTGTAAAATGACTCACTCACGAGGTATGACTCATATGCCCCTCAGCCAAACAAAAGCAAGCGACTTCTTGTGTGCATATGAAACTCATTGCTTCACATTGTGCCATTGTTGCGAATTTGATGCATGCGACTGCGAAATGACTTGTCCAAATAACTGTAGCTGCTATCACGACCAAACCTGGAATACCAACGTGGTGGACTGTTCTGGACAAACTGCTTCGGAGATACCGTTGAAGATCCCTATGGATGCCACCGAGGTCTACCTTGATGGTAATAACATTAAAGAGCTGCATAATCATGCTTTTATTGGCAGGAAAAACTTGAAAACTTTATTTGTGAATAACAGTAACGTCGAGTCTATCCAGAACAGCACTTTTAACAGTCTGCACGCCCTACAGGTGTTACACCTGGAAGAAAACAAGCTGCGTGAGTTGAAAGGTTATGAGTTCGAACGTCTGGATAACCTGAAGGAGTTGTACCTCCAAAGCAACCTTATTGAGGCGGTAAATAATAAAACGTTCGAACCCTTGACCTCCCTGGTGATCCTCCGTATTGATGGTAACAGATTAACCTCTTTCCCTGTATGGCAACTAAACCTGAACACTCGTCTCACTCAAATTATGATGGCGGCAAATCCTTGGTCCTGTCGCTGTAAATTCCTGCAAGGCTTAACCTCCTGGGTAGCTGAGAACGCTGTAAAAGTGCTAGACAGTGCTAGTTTAATGTGCTCAATCCCCGACTCACGTCCAACTCAAAATCGCGAATTAGATTTCAACTCCACCGCCTGTAGTGACTATTATGCAGGTAGTTCAGTGATCGACTCCATGTTGGTAAGTGACTATTGGCCCATGGTAGTTGTTACGCTCTGTATAGTGATCCTAATGCTCCTAGCAATCGTGCTATGGTTTATATTTAGAGACCCAGTGCGTGTGTGGCTCTATTCGCGTTACGGAGTGCGCCTGTGTAACTTTAGGGACTCTACCTCAAAACAGTACGACGACAGTGACAAATTATATGACGCGTTTGTGTGCTACAGCCCCAAAGATGAGGAGTGGGTGGTGCATAACCTTGCTGCCGAGCTAGAACCAAGGTATCAGCTATGCCTACACTACCGAGACATTCCTAATCCTGCCTACATACAGCATGCTGCACCTGCAGTAATTGAGGCTTCAGAGGCTAGTCGCCGGGTAGTTATGGTCCTAACGAGGAATTTTTTAGAGACTGAATGGTCCAGGTTCGATCTAAGGCAAGCGTTCCATGAGGCCCTAAAGGTGCGAGTCTACAACTTAATAATAATCGAGCTAGGTCCAATCCAGGATCCTTTAATGGATCCAGAGCTGAAACTCTATCTAAAAACAGCTGAGCGAGTCAAATGGAGCGACCGCAGGTGTTGGGAACGGTTAAAATACGCCCTGCCCTCAGTGGACTCCCGAGGGAAAATAAACGCCAACTATCGAAGGAACATCAACAACTACACAATAGATTCGAGAGTAGTCGCCAACGGTACTCATCCTCATCATCATTTCACTCACGAGAAGGTGCGGACCCAAGGGCCTCCCTCACCCGGGATGCAGATGATCCCTCCTCCTGCATATTCCGCTTCGGGGGTCCCTCAGGAGTTGGAGGATGCCAACTACTCCTCCGCCACAACGGCCACTCCATCTCCGAGGCCATCCAGGAGGATCTCGCAGGAGCAGAGGCCAATTTCTGATCACATCTATTCTAGTATAGACTCAGACTACAGTACTCTGGAACGGGGAGGTTCTGGGAGGCGTATGGGACCTCCTCAGCAGTGGAGGCCTCCTCACCCTCATATGGTCCTGCAGCATGGTAACCATAACGGCGGCCAGGCCTATCTAGtgtgatatttttttccttgACTGATTAGGTATATGTACAGtaagttgtattttttaagacttaaaaaattcctctttaataataatttttgggatTTTGTGGTAtgttaaattgtttgttttaggGACGGATTTTATTATGGGTCGCTTTATGCAGGGCGATAAACGTTTTATTGGACGCCCTTGCTTAAACGAcctttttgaatttatttaactttgtcaGGTCCTATAGAATTAGGGTGTTAAGGTTTTATATTATCATTTTGTACATACATTTcaaatacgtaaaaaaaataatctcctACTTACAccctatatttaaaattattgtaataagaTGCAAAAGATACGTTAAAAAATCTTCACAGAattataagaaaagaaaaaaaaaatataataaaaataaaaattttactattataGTATTATATTGTAAGCTTTTTACGTTTTCTGttagataatatatttaaattaaatataaattttatataaaaaataatatgtagaGTTTAAATATTGTTTGCAAAATTGTATGGGCTCTGCTGTTTAAATTCTGTGAaagtttaattatataaatgaattaaacAAGGATCTTTGCTATTATACTAATTTGTGATATTATCATGTAAAGCCAAACTGTAAACATTGCTTGATGACCATGTATGTTTATAATAAGTGTTTAATGTAACgtttaatttgttatattttactaataaataattattaggtAAACACTTAATGGTTAtaactgtatatttttaatgtgtAGATTTCTAAGTGTGAAATCAACGTGATATACTCTGTGCTCTCTCTCTTATTCACTATAGATATATCACAAAATCCCAATATTAATgtataatattcatatttacataaaactgtaattattttttttcttgtattatttttgtatagcGCCCTGTatatagatatatttatttgtcttgACCGTAATGGTTTGTACtatgtgtatattttttacGAATTGCAGAAAcgaattatataataaatatgatgtgaaagtttattttggcattttattttttttaccttttaaatgTGGGAAATATAGAGAAAAGTAttggccaaaaattaaaaaatattttttttggtaaatcagacaaaaaaataataataataaatggccAGAGAAGGGATATCAATaaatttagatatatttaaataaatttcatgttttactatttatgggaaaaaaacatcaaaacctTTATAGGtccaatattcaaaattatatagaaagtgtattaattttttgttgaattattGGCgcccaatatttttaaaaattatgttacttTTATTGGAGTAAAAAACCATTTTcttgcaaaatttgattttttctgcTGTCGACttattggcgcccaacatgtgtaaaaattaaatttcttttattagagcaaaaaagcaattttgcaattttgtttaattttaattaaatattctttcttttaatgcaaaaaaaaatatatttttttatttcaataaaaccaatCAATATAACTGATGGATATTCGAAAATACAATCGAAATTTTTTTAGACCAAAAAATGATACAGAATCAACATAAGTTAATGGGTTAAGATGGattaatggaataaaaaaacatcatttttacACATGCTGGGCGCCaaaaacacaataatatttcttttaaatttttattaaatatacgtgtaaaaattatataaattttattacaattaattttttttcaatagtattaaacatattgaaaaaaatatccattaaggataaattattaaggataaataaataatattctttatatttaattaaaatttaaaaaaatatattatcgaATTGTTGGCGCCCAGtatgtgttaaaaataaactggtcttattggttttattttttttgcattaaaataatttaattaaaatttaaagaatattaaggacttgttggcgcccaacatatgtcaaaattatgtttttttattccattaatCCATTTTAACCCATTAACTTATTACGATTTTTGTATGATTTCGATTCTATTTTCGAATATCCATCAATTGTATTTGAtactaaaaaaacaactttttaatttaaaccttAATCAAGTGCGCCATAGAAAGACAAACATGCACTAAAACGAATTATTCAGCTCTAATAAAAGCCAtgtcaatttcaatttcaattgcAACCCTTTTTTCCTAAGTATGGATAAATCTGGATCAATTTGATGGCAAAAATCCATTTCGTTTCTATTTAATTCCATTGTATGAAAATTCTTGTAGTGACGCGCTTATGAAACCGGTAACACGAGATGTGGtaacattaaagaaaaaacacaatcaTATATTTCTACATCAAGAGCGAGGCGGTAATTACAGATGtttccttttatttttcttgaatgGCAGGTGTtccaattataataattattattacgcATAAAATAGTTGAAGGAacgaaattattttctgttttctaGTTTTGTTGCATTGACATTAGCGAGGGATTTTGTTAAAGATTATTAGTGGTAGAGAAGCAACAGCTCGAGCTTAAGAaagaaattgttgaatttttatttattatttgttggcgcccaacatgtgtaaaattagtattaattttatttaaatataacgtcattttttgcaattataaaaaatacttattttttcacTGTTGACttgttggcgcccaacatgtgtgacaagtttattataatataaaacaaagaGAATTATTCACACTTTTTTATCCTTAATTCGCAGGGGTAGATCCGATAATacattcttaaataaaatctgaagaacttttgaaaaataatatttttttttcaaaattaatttactgtgTAATTACAACTGGATCGAAGAggtaaatcctaaaaaaattgaaagttactccagtaaataacaaaattgctttaactggttgaaaaaaaatgttccaaAAACCTAGACTCTAGAATAACTCTAGACCTTCCATAGTCAAAGGTTCTATCTAAACAGATATATAGCCCCAAGCAATAATAGAGCGAACCAAATGACATATTGTCGGCAATAAGTAATACCTTAACTAACTAAAACGCGAATGCCATGGCGGAATTACGTTTTGCATGTTATCTATAGCGGCCTGACGTTATTATAGAAATAATATTAGCAGTAAGACTACTCTTGGCCAGTCGGCTCATTAGAAATGGAGATATGCGaaccagttttattttttatatttaaacataaatgtaGATTTATGCAAAACAAAGGAACATTTATGTTATGGCACAGGCATTGCGTAACAGAcgtgtattaaaaatattatttcgcaattaaaatataattattgcaACTAATAATCCTGTTCAATTCGCTCATAGCAAGTTTTATAGTTATCACTGACGATGTGCGATAAGATTTTCTCAGAATACATATTAGTGTGTCgaatgtttattaatattattaatttaaaaagtttataaacaATGAATGTGTCACTGATATGGTAAAATACTTTTGAGTTTTATTAGACGTAAATGGTTTTATTAGGAAATTAATTGTTGTCAAGTGAAACAAAGGTAAATGGGTGTACGAATTAATTTATTGTGGCATACTTTTACGTTGATAAAatagcaattaatttttttactgcaatgtttttttttaattttgttataattaattcaaaattatactaaaaaagcataatgttattaatattctGGGTAATACTTCAAACTGAGACGGAGAAATAGGTCACCAAAATATTGATGGTAGATCTGTattacatagaaaaaaaaatttttataataaagtaaatttattcTTAGTGGTGATTTGGAAGGAAATCAAACAAGAAAAGGTGCAAAAACGAGACGACAATTAAAACGAAGTCCCTGGCAAACACTCGAGTGTTTAATGGGGCGAATTATTATTTGGGACGCAGCAATTTCGGGGTTACCTACTTTACACAAACGGCACTCGAAATATTCGCTTGGCAAACAGTCCTTCGGCCTGTTGGACTTAAGATAGCACGGAAAAGGTTCTGGGACATTTTTCTTACATCGCTATTGTAAACTTAAGGCGTCTTTAGTGGTTTGTGCGATGTATGCTCGGGGGTACTTCAACTGTTTTTGTATAGAGTGGTTTTAACATTGTCAGaaaatttttagtataatttttttttaacaagacgTCACccttaaaaataagatattctCACAGTATacagtttatttctttttttaacattatgaCCCTCACGAATATCAATGGTTTTAATACGTCCCATAGTCAATAACAATGAAgactttttggcgcccaacatgtgtaaaaattatgttacttTTAAAGGAGTTAAAAATATTCGATTA
This window harbors:
- the LOC126748558 gene encoding toll-like receptor 7, whose translation is MRELILKMLFLVFVCVISVAYARFDGANEQCSWLPDNNDGSSKLAVTCNVRLLDEQAGNLTNIPQEVTSKLKIQCSNAIFYESILPSTLHRLHELEDLRISNCKILNIDSNTFEGLYNLKKLFINSFNVEWGLNKNLELTSLSFQGLKELQVLDLADNNIRALPEGAFCSLMNLQTLNLTRNKIRSTERIGISTPECSSSELQNLDLSFNDIRSLGDDSGLGKLRRLQHLNLQYNNITDLSGDSLAGLVSLKIVDLSNNNIGSLPQGLFAGSPELKEIHLQNNSLYALAKGLFHRLEQLLVLDLSGNQLTSSHVDNGTFSGLIRLIVLNLSHNALTRIDSRTFKDLFFLQILDLRNNSIGFIEDNAFLPLYNLHTLNLAENRLNTIGPHLFNGLFVLSKLTLNNNLIVTIDARAFQNCSALKELDLSSNALSQVPEAIQELSFLKTLDLGENQISEFFNGSFRNLNQLTGLRLIDNTIGNLTRGMLWDLPSLQVLNLAKNKIQTIERGTFERNIQIEAIRLDENFLTDINGVFATLATLLWLNLSENHLVWFDYAFIPSNLKWLDIHGNFIEHLGNYYKIQDEIGVKTLDASHNRITEISGMSIPNSVELLFINNNFIKKVHSNTFLDKTHLARVDMYANDLVNLDLNALRLTTVPTNRSIPEVYLGGNPFHCDCTMEWLQIINGMSASRQYPRIMDSDNVMCKMTHSRGMTHMPLSQTKASDFLCAYETHCFTLCHCCEFDACDCEMTCPNNCSCYHDQTWNTNVVDCSGQTASEIPLKIPMDATEVYLDGNNIKELHNHAFIGRKNLKTLFVNNSNVESIQNSTFNSLHALQVLHLEENKLRELKGYEFERLDNLKELYLQSNLIEAVNNKTFEPLTSLVILRIDGNRLTSFPVWQLNLNTRLTQIMMAANPWSCRCKFLQGLTSWVAENAVKVLDSASLMCSIPDSRPTQNRELDFNSTACSDYYAGSSVIDSMLVSDYWPMVVVTLCIVILMLLAIVLWFIFRDPVRVWLYSRYGVRLCNFRDSTSKQYDDSDKLYDAFVCYSPKDEEWVVHNLAAELEPRYQLCLHYRDIPNPAYIQHAAPAVIEASEASRRVVMVLTRNFLETEWSRFDLRQAFHEALKVRVYNLIIIELGPIQDPLMDPELKLYLKTAERVKWSDRRCWERLKYALPSVDSRGKINANYRRNINNYTIDSRVVANGTHPHHHFTHEKVRTQGPPSPGMQMIPPPAYSASGVPQELEDANYSSATTATPSPRPSRRISQEQRPISDHIYSSIDSDYSTLERGGSGRRMGPPQQWRPPHPHMVLQHGNHNGGQAYLV